The following proteins come from a genomic window of Nocardioides albertanoniae:
- the cobA gene encoding uroporphyrinogen-III C-methyltransferase, producing the protein MSSEHAVPYPAGLILEGRRVVVVGGGRVAQRRVPALIAAGARVEVVSPSLTPALEGLLGSGEITWREARFSAEMLDGAWYVIAATQNAEVNEEVSAAAEERRIFCVRSDDGREATAWTPATGHDGDLTVAVLANRDPRRSAGVRDRILDGLRSGALIAPHERQRVPGVTLVGGGPGDPGLISVAGRKALMEADIVVADRLAPRELLSELPADVELVDVAKLPRGRSAQQEEINRIIVEAAKDGKAVARFKGGDNFIFGRGFEEVLACREAGVPVHVIPGLTSPVTVPGVAGIPVTHRGVAHEFTVISGHVPPDDPTSLTNWSAVAGLGGTLVLLMAVQNAPAIAAALIDGGRPGSTPVAVICDGTMPTERTVLATLETLEKTLGDEKVQPPAIIVIGEVVRVAHPDSF; encoded by the coding sequence ATGAGTTCTGAGCATGCCGTTCCCTACCCCGCCGGTCTCATCCTGGAGGGGCGCAGGGTGGTCGTTGTGGGCGGCGGCCGCGTGGCGCAACGACGGGTGCCGGCGCTGATCGCGGCCGGCGCGCGGGTCGAGGTCGTCTCGCCCTCGCTGACGCCTGCGCTCGAGGGTCTGCTCGGCTCCGGCGAGATCACCTGGCGTGAGGCTCGCTTCTCCGCCGAGATGCTCGACGGCGCCTGGTATGTCATCGCGGCGACCCAGAACGCCGAGGTCAACGAGGAGGTCTCGGCCGCTGCCGAGGAGCGACGGATCTTCTGCGTACGCTCCGACGACGGCCGAGAGGCCACCGCCTGGACCCCGGCGACCGGGCACGACGGCGACCTGACCGTCGCTGTGCTGGCCAACCGCGACCCGCGCCGCTCCGCCGGGGTGCGCGACCGGATCCTCGACGGGCTCCGCTCGGGTGCGCTGATCGCGCCCCACGAGCGCCAGCGGGTGCCCGGGGTGACCCTGGTCGGTGGCGGCCCGGGCGATCCGGGGCTGATCTCGGTCGCCGGTCGCAAGGCGCTGATGGAGGCCGACATCGTCGTCGCCGACCGGCTCGCCCCGCGAGAGCTGCTCTCCGAGCTGCCCGCCGACGTCGAGCTGGTCGACGTCGCCAAGCTCCCCCGCGGACGCTCGGCCCAGCAGGAGGAGATCAACCGGATCATCGTCGAGGCGGCCAAGGACGGCAAGGCCGTCGCGCGTTTCAAGGGCGGCGACAACTTTATCTTCGGACGTGGCTTCGAGGAGGTGCTGGCGTGCCGCGAGGCCGGTGTGCCGGTCCACGTCATCCCGGGTCTGACCTCGCCGGTCACGGTGCCCGGGGTCGCCGGGATCCCTGTCACCCACCGTGGCGTCGCCCACGAGTTCACCGTCATCTCCGGTCACGTCCCGCCCGACGACCCGACCTCGCTGACCAACTGGTCCGCCGTCGCCGGTCTCGGTGGCACGCTCGTGCTGCTGATGGCGGTCCAGAACGCCCCCGCGATCGCGGCCGCGCTGATCGACGGTGGCCGCCCCGGGTCGACGCCGGTCGCGGTCATCTGCGACGGCACGATGCCCACCGAGCGTACGGTCCTGGCGACCCTCGAGACGCTGGAGAAGACCTTGGGTGACGAGAAGGTGCAACCTCCGGCGATCATCGTCATCGGCGAGGTCGTCCGCGTCGCCCACCCCGACTCGTTCTGA
- a CDS encoding glycoside hydrolase family 13 protein produces the protein MSSEWWRDAVIYQVYPRSFADSDGDGTGDLPGIRSRLPYLRDLGVDAVWLSPFYDSPQADGGYDVADYRAVDPRYGTLDDARALISSAHELGLKIVADIVPNHSSDQHEWFQQALAEGPGSPMRSRYHFLPGLGEHGEEPPNDWDSIFGGPAWTRVPDGEWYLHLFAPEQPDFNWNSPEVAAEFLDILRFWLDLGIDGFRIDVAHGLVKAEGLPSIGHAEQLHLLGNDEMPFFDQDGVHDIYRTWRTVLEDYPDRIFVAEAWTPTVARSANYVRPDELHQAFNFEYLDTAWDAAALRKVIDSSLDAMRPVGAPATWVLSNHDVTRHATRFANPPGSGTQIRTPGDRELGLRRARAATLLMLALPGSAYVYQGEELGLPDVTDLPDEVRQDPSFHRASGQDGFRDGCRVPIPWSRSGPSYDFGDGGSWLPQPSTWGDLSVEAQTSADGSTLELYRSALTIRRETPGLGAGDAVTWHDEAPAGVLWFERHGFACTVNTTKEPVRITAPGDVLLSSLGPVPVTDGSADLPGDTTVWWEL, from the coding sequence ATGAGCTCCGAGTGGTGGCGCGACGCCGTCATCTATCAGGTCTACCCGCGCAGCTTCGCCGACAGCGACGGCGACGGCACCGGCGACCTTCCCGGGATCCGCTCCCGACTCCCCTACCTGCGCGACCTGGGGGTCGACGCGGTCTGGCTGAGCCCGTTCTACGACTCTCCGCAGGCCGACGGGGGCTACGACGTCGCCGACTACCGCGCCGTCGACCCGCGCTACGGCACGCTGGACGACGCTCGCGCGCTGATCTCCTCGGCTCATGAGCTGGGGTTGAAGATCGTCGCCGACATCGTCCCCAACCACTCCTCCGACCAGCACGAGTGGTTCCAGCAGGCACTGGCGGAGGGCCCCGGGTCGCCGATGCGGTCGCGCTACCACTTCCTGCCCGGGCTCGGCGAGCACGGCGAGGAGCCGCCCAACGACTGGGACTCGATCTTCGGCGGCCCCGCGTGGACCCGGGTGCCGGACGGCGAGTGGTACCTCCACCTCTTCGCCCCCGAGCAGCCCGACTTCAACTGGAACTCCCCCGAGGTGGCCGCCGAGTTCCTCGACATCCTCCGGTTCTGGCTCGACCTCGGCATCGACGGCTTCCGCATCGACGTCGCCCACGGCCTGGTCAAGGCCGAGGGCCTGCCCTCGATCGGCCACGCCGAGCAGCTCCATCTGCTCGGCAACGACGAGATGCCCTTCTTCGACCAGGACGGGGTCCACGACATCTACCGCACCTGGCGCACGGTGCTCGAGGACTACCCGGACCGGATCTTCGTCGCCGAGGCGTGGACGCCGACCGTGGCGCGGTCGGCCAACTACGTACGCCCCGATGAGCTGCACCAGGCCTTCAACTTCGAATACCTCGACACCGCCTGGGACGCCGCGGCGCTGCGCAAGGTCATCGACAGCTCGCTCGACGCGATGCGCCCCGTCGGCGCCCCCGCGACCTGGGTGCTGTCCAACCACGACGTCACCCGGCACGCCACCCGGTTCGCCAATCCTCCCGGCTCAGGCACCCAGATCCGCACGCCTGGTGATCGCGAGCTCGGCCTGCGCCGGGCCCGCGCGGCGACGTTGCTGATGCTCGCGCTTCCGGGCTCGGCGTACGTCTACCAGGGCGAGGAGCTCGGCCTCCCCGACGTCACCGACCTCCCCGACGAGGTCCGCCAGGACCCGTCGTTCCACCGCGCCAGCGGCCAGGACGGCTTCCGCGACGGCTGCCGCGTGCCGATCCCCTGGTCCCGCTCGGGCCCGTCCTACGACTTCGGAGACGGCGGCTCCTGGCTCCCCCAGCCCTCGACCTGGGGCGACCTCAGCGTCGAGGCCCAGACCAGCGCCGACGGCTCCACCCTCGAGCTCTACCGCTCGGCCCTGACGATCCGCCGCGAGACCCCCGGCCTCGGCGCCGGTGACGCGGTCACCTGGCACGACGAGGCCCCCGCCGGCGTCCTCTGGTTCGAGCGCCACGGCTTCGCCTGCACGGTCAACACCACCAAGGAGCCCGTACGCATCACCGCCCCCGGCGACGTGCTCCTCTCCTCCTTGGGTCCCGTGCCCGTCACCGACGGCTCCGCCGACCTCCCCGGCGACACCACCGTCTGGTGGGAGCTGTAA
- a CDS encoding YbhB/YbcL family Raf kinase inhibitor-like protein gives MSLDRPVKPDPYSLMPALPSFTLTSDDVSDGQPLKQDQLHDGGNTSPQLRWSDAPEGTKSYVITCFDPDAPTPSGFWHWCLVDVPADVTELPAGAGAGDADLPGKAFHVATDFGTKEFGGAAPPAGDQVHRYYFVVHAVGEESLGVDDSVTPTVVSFNLAFKALGRAVVVGTHQA, from the coding sequence ATGTCACTCGATCGCCCGGTGAAACCCGACCCCTACTCGCTCATGCCCGCCCTGCCCTCCTTCACGCTGACCAGCGACGACGTGAGCGACGGGCAGCCCCTGAAGCAGGACCAGCTCCACGACGGCGGCAACACCTCGCCGCAGCTGCGCTGGAGCGACGCGCCCGAGGGGACGAAGTCGTACGTCATCACCTGCTTCGACCCGGACGCGCCCACGCCCAGCGGCTTCTGGCACTGGTGCCTGGTCGACGTGCCCGCTGACGTGACCGAGCTGCCGGCCGGCGCCGGTGCCGGCGATGCCGACCTGCCGGGCAAGGCGTTCCACGTCGCCACCGACTTCGGCACCAAGGAGTTCGGCGGCGCCGCTCCCCCGGCCGGCGACCAGGTGCACCGCTACTACTTCGTCGTCCACGCCGTCGGCGAGGAGAGCCTCGGCGTCGACGACTCGGTCACGCCCACGGTCGTCAGCTTCAACCTCGCGTTCAAGGCCCTGGGGCGCGCCGTCGTGGTGGGCACCCACCAGGCCTGA
- a CDS encoding TrmH family RNA methyltransferase translates to MADLIEISDPADPRLADYRDLRDVELRKSLESSEGLFLAEGEKVVRRAVAGGFEPRSFLMAPKWLDGLADTLATTDAPCYVMSEKAAEEVTGFHVHRGALASLKRRPLPSVESVLAGARSVLVLEDIVDHTNVGAIFRSGAALGFDAVLLAPRCADPLYRRSIKVAMGAVFALPWTRLPDWYEALPSLSAAGFTTVALTLADDAVDIERAVEGVDKVALVLGSEGHGISPRWQHASDRRAIIPMSAGIDSLNVAAATAVACYVTARR, encoded by the coding sequence ATGGCTGACCTGATCGAGATCTCCGACCCCGCCGATCCGCGGCTTGCCGACTACCGCGACCTCCGCGACGTCGAGCTGCGCAAGTCGCTGGAGTCGTCGGAGGGCCTGTTCCTGGCCGAGGGGGAGAAGGTCGTACGCCGGGCGGTGGCCGGTGGCTTCGAGCCGCGCTCGTTCCTGATGGCACCCAAATGGCTCGACGGGCTGGCCGACACGCTCGCCACGACCGACGCGCCCTGCTACGTGATGAGCGAGAAGGCTGCCGAGGAGGTGACCGGGTTCCACGTGCACCGCGGTGCGCTCGCCTCGTTGAAGCGACGGCCGCTGCCGTCGGTGGAGTCGGTCCTGGCCGGCGCCCGTTCGGTCCTAGTGCTCGAGGACATCGTCGATCACACCAACGTAGGCGCGATCTTCCGCTCGGGCGCCGCGCTGGGCTTCGATGCGGTACTGCTGGCGCCGCGGTGCGCCGACCCGCTCTACCGCCGCTCGATCAAGGTCGCGATGGGCGCCGTCTTCGCGCTGCCGTGGACCCGTCTGCCGGACTGGTACGAAGCGCTCCCGTCCCTCTCCGCCGCCGGCTTCACCACCGTCGCCCTGACCCTCGCCGACGACGCCGTAGACATCGAGAGGGCTGTCGAAGGCGTCGACAAGGTCGCCCTCGTCCTCGGCTCCGAGGGCCACGGCATCTCCCCTCGCTGGCAGCACGCCTCCGACCGCCGCGCCATCATCCCGATGTCCGCCGGCATCGACTCCCTCAACGTCGCCGCCGCCACCGCCGTCGCCTGCTACGTCACCGCCCGCCGGTAG
- a CDS encoding LLM class flavin-dependent oxidoreductase, whose protein sequence is MQFGIFTVGDVTMDPTTGKTPTEHERIKATVEIAKHAEEVGLDVFATGEHHNPPFIASNPTATLAYIGAQTDNIILSTATTLITTTDPVLIAEDYAKIQHLTDGRVDLMMGRGNTGPVYPWFGKDIRQGINLAVENYALLRRLWSEDVVDWSGRFRTPLQGYTSTPRPLDGVAPFVWHGSIRSPEIAEQAAYYGDGFFHNHIFWPESHAKQMVNLYRQRFEHYGHGTADQAIVGLGGQFFMRPNSQDAIDEFRPYFDNAPVYGHGPSLEDFTEATPLTVGSPQQVIERTLSFRENIGDYQRQLFLLDHAGLPLKTVLEQLDLYGEILPTLRAEFAKLRKPGVPDAPTHAALVEKAGGAKDSTVYADGDAATGSSDRADLDAADAQILEGEL, encoded by the coding sequence ATGCAGTTCGGAATCTTCACCGTCGGTGACGTGACGATGGATCCGACCACCGGCAAGACCCCGACGGAGCACGAGCGGATCAAGGCGACCGTCGAGATCGCCAAGCACGCCGAGGAGGTGGGGCTGGACGTCTTCGCCACCGGTGAGCACCACAACCCGCCGTTCATCGCCTCCAACCCGACCGCGACGCTGGCCTACATCGGTGCCCAGACCGACAACATCATCCTGAGCACCGCGACCACGCTGATCACCACCACCGACCCGGTGCTGATCGCGGAGGACTACGCCAAGATCCAGCACCTCACCGACGGTCGCGTCGACCTGATGATGGGCCGCGGCAACACCGGCCCGGTCTACCCCTGGTTCGGCAAGGACATCCGCCAGGGCATCAACCTGGCCGTCGAGAACTACGCGCTGCTGCGCCGGTTGTGGAGCGAGGACGTCGTCGACTGGTCCGGCCGGTTCCGTACACCGCTGCAGGGCTACACCTCGACCCCGCGCCCGCTCGACGGGGTGGCCCCGTTCGTCTGGCACGGCTCGATCCGCTCGCCCGAGATCGCCGAGCAGGCCGCCTACTACGGTGACGGCTTCTTCCACAACCACATCTTCTGGCCGGAGTCCCACGCCAAGCAGATGGTGAACCTCTACCGCCAGCGCTTCGAGCACTACGGCCACGGCACCGCCGACCAGGCGATCGTGGGGCTGGGCGGGCAGTTCTTCATGCGCCCCAACTCCCAGGACGCGATCGACGAGTTCCGTCCCTACTTCGACAACGCGCCCGTCTACGGTCACGGCCCCTCGCTGGAGGACTTCACCGAGGCCACGCCGCTCACCGTCGGCTCGCCGCAGCAGGTCATCGAGCGCACGCTGTCGTTCCGGGAGAACATCGGCGACTACCAGCGCCAGCTCTTCCTGCTCGACCACGCCGGGCTGCCGTTGAAGACCGTGCTGGAGCAGCTCGACCTCTACGGCGAGATCCTGCCGACCCTGCGCGCGGAGTTCGCGAAGCTGCGCAAGCCCGGTGTGCCGGACGCCCCGACCCACGCTGCCCTGGTGGAGAAGGCCGGCGGCGCGAAGGACTCGACCGTCTACGCCGACGGCGACGCCGCCACCGGCTCCTCCGACCGGGCCGACCTCGACGCCGCGGACGCCCAGATCCTGGAAGGAGAGCTCTGA
- a CDS encoding ABC transporter permease gives MSGPLHSPPSLYAAIATRSFRRYSTYTAATLAGIFTNSVFGIILSFAYLALWEQNPTAGGYGADQAVTFVWIGQALLMTIALWSGGSTDDLAERIRNGDIAVDLYRPVSVLGWYLAADLGRALYHFLTRGVAPTVVGALLFGLVAPAPAGAVGFLVSVCLAVVVSFAIRFLFASSAFWLLDATGPRVLLSVMATFFSGLTLPLNLFPDGLRQVALGLPFASYIQTPADIWLGRHAGLDMLAAIGLQVAWAIVLLAMCALVLRAATRKVVVQGG, from the coding sequence GTGTCCGGGCCCTTGCACTCACCGCCGAGCCTGTACGCCGCGATCGCGACCCGGTCCTTCCGCCGCTACTCCACCTACACCGCCGCGACGCTGGCCGGAATCTTCACCAACTCGGTCTTCGGGATCATCCTCAGCTTCGCCTATCTGGCGCTGTGGGAGCAGAATCCGACCGCCGGCGGCTACGGCGCGGACCAAGCGGTCACCTTCGTCTGGATCGGGCAGGCGCTGCTGATGACCATCGCGCTGTGGAGCGGGGGCTCGACCGACGACCTCGCCGAGCGGATCCGCAACGGCGACATCGCCGTGGATCTCTACCGCCCCGTCAGCGTGCTCGGCTGGTACCTCGCCGCCGACCTCGGCCGGGCGCTCTACCACTTCCTCACCCGCGGGGTCGCGCCGACGGTGGTGGGTGCGTTGCTGTTCGGCCTCGTCGCGCCCGCGCCGGCCGGCGCGGTCGGGTTCCTGGTCAGTGTGTGCCTGGCGGTGGTGGTCAGCTTCGCCATCCGGTTCCTGTTCGCCAGCAGCGCGTTCTGGCTCCTCGACGCGACCGGCCCACGGGTGCTGCTCAGCGTGATGGCGACGTTCTTCAGCGGACTGACGCTGCCGCTCAACCTCTTCCCCGACGGGCTGCGCCAGGTCGCGCTGGGGCTGCCGTTCGCCTCCTACATCCAGACCCCTGCCGACATCTGGCTGGGCCGTCACGCCGGGCTCGACATGCTCGCCGCGATCGGGCTGCAGGTCGCGTGGGCGATCGTCCTGCTGGCGATGTGCGCGCTGGTGCTGCGCGCCGCGACCCGCAAGGTGGTGGTGCAGGGTGGTTGA
- a CDS encoding NUDIX hydrolase, with the protein MQAEAWTPPPVLLTVDLVVLTLRKGRLCVLLVERAEDPFSGMQALPGGFLNNDREEILDGARRELQEETALDIGRVHLEQLAIYGAVDRDPRDRVVSVAHLAIVPDLPEPVAGTDAKAAAWVPVEEVLSGEIDLAFDHHRIVTDGVERARSRLEFTALATAFCTEPFTIAELQHVYETVWDTELDTRNFYRKVRAATGFVVPDDAGSKSTRGRPAQLYRVGPSSTLAPPLTRPPSSEKPMREGSA; encoded by the coding sequence ATGCAAGCTGAAGCGTGGACACCGCCGCCCGTGCTGCTCACGGTTGATCTCGTTGTCCTGACTCTGCGCAAGGGCCGACTGTGCGTGCTCCTCGTGGAGCGTGCCGAGGATCCGTTCAGCGGGATGCAAGCCCTCCCCGGGGGATTCCTCAACAACGACCGCGAGGAGATCCTGGACGGGGCTCGCCGCGAGCTGCAGGAGGAGACTGCGCTCGACATCGGCCGTGTGCATCTGGAGCAGCTCGCCATCTACGGAGCCGTCGACCGCGACCCTCGAGACCGGGTCGTCTCGGTCGCCCACCTCGCGATCGTGCCGGACCTACCCGAGCCGGTCGCGGGAACCGATGCCAAAGCAGCCGCCTGGGTCCCGGTAGAGGAAGTCCTGTCCGGGGAGATCGACCTTGCCTTCGACCATCACCGCATCGTCACCGACGGCGTTGAACGCGCGCGCTCACGCCTCGAGTTCACCGCGCTCGCGACCGCGTTCTGCACGGAGCCTTTCACCATCGCCGAACTCCAGCATGTCTACGAAACGGTATGGGACACCGAGCTCGACACCCGGAACTTCTACAGGAAGGTACGCGCCGCAACCGGCTTCGTCGTGCCAGACGACGCCGGCTCCAAGAGCACGCGCGGACGGCCAGCGCAGCTCTACCGCGTCGGCCCGAGCTCCACACTCGCACCGCCGCTCACTCGGCCACCGTCGAGCGAGAAACCGATGAGAGAGGGATCAGCGTAG
- a CDS encoding 5'-methylthioadenosine/S-adenosylhomocysteine nucleosidase, with amino-acid sequence MSKNLVVLLTAINTEYDAVRRRLAGPTPHLHKHGTRFETGLVRHSTCRVALGLTNVGNESAAVIVERAVSEFDPAAVIFVGVAGALWDSARLGDVVFAKHIYNYQGGTSEDAGLMARPRSWEVSHPIFQLGSELARRDEWADPPPPGEDPPRVHIAPIAAGSVVLNSVTSAHARWLRTRFNDALAVEMEGAGVAQAAHLSGSQVAVIRGISDRADGTKGSANDQNWQPRAAANAAAFATHLAVNIIKDKEQLTMADEDSTRPTYHTQVSPTIHNSTVGNITGFVNNGSSYGAVSPNATSTADLIEELDRFSRLLEQHHVAGDLDDATLTGAQLQLDTARKSAQAGTSESKHTVTTALERLRGLVADIADLAAKVVPLIVMAGGLT; translated from the coding sequence ATGTCGAAGAACCTGGTAGTGCTCCTCACCGCGATCAACACCGAGTACGACGCAGTGCGTCGCCGGCTCGCCGGGCCCACGCCGCACCTGCACAAGCACGGGACGCGGTTCGAGACAGGCCTCGTCCGGCACAGCACATGTCGTGTGGCACTCGGACTGACCAATGTCGGCAACGAGTCAGCCGCTGTCATCGTCGAGCGCGCGGTCTCGGAGTTCGATCCTGCTGCTGTGATCTTCGTCGGAGTCGCCGGCGCGCTGTGGGACAGCGCCCGGCTGGGCGACGTCGTGTTCGCGAAGCACATCTACAACTATCAGGGCGGCACCAGCGAAGACGCCGGCCTCATGGCCCGCCCACGCTCCTGGGAGGTAAGCCACCCGATCTTTCAGCTCGGGTCCGAGCTTGCGCGTCGGGACGAGTGGGCCGATCCGCCTCCCCCGGGCGAAGACCCGCCACGGGTGCACATCGCCCCGATCGCCGCTGGATCGGTCGTCCTGAACTCCGTGACGTCAGCACATGCCCGATGGCTGCGAACTCGCTTCAACGACGCCCTTGCCGTCGAGATGGAAGGAGCGGGCGTCGCGCAGGCTGCCCATCTGAGCGGATCGCAGGTCGCTGTCATCCGCGGCATCAGCGACCGCGCAGACGGCACGAAGGGCAGCGCAAACGATCAAAACTGGCAACCACGAGCGGCCGCAAACGCAGCAGCCTTCGCCACCCACCTGGCAGTGAACATCATCAAGGACAAGGAGCAGCTCACGATGGCCGACGAAGACAGCACCCGCCCGACCTACCACACCCAGGTCAGCCCGACGATCCACAACAGCACCGTCGGCAACATCACCGGCTTCGTGAACAACGGCAGCAGCTACGGAGCCGTCTCCCCGAACGCAACGTCCACTGCAGACCTCATCGAGGAGCTCGACAGGTTCAGTCGGCTCCTCGAACAGCACCACGTCGCGGGCGACCTCGACGACGCCACGCTGACCGGCGCGCAGCTCCAGCTGGACACCGCGCGTAAATCCGCACAAGCGGGCACCTCGGAGTCGAAACACACGGTGACCACAGCCCTCGAGCGACTGCGAGGCTTGGTCGCCGACATCGCAGACCTGGCTGCCAAGGTCGTGCCGCTCATCGTGATGGCAGGAGGCCTGACATGA
- a CDS encoding response regulator: MTSFEPSVVVADESPLLRAGLTALLARGGYQVVADACDSDQLLQAVTDTMPSVVVTDGRLGAGNIDEGITAAIRVHEKVPEMGIIVLGESVATTYAARVFASTGTGGLAYLRKSRVRATPHFLDVLGRVASGEVVVDPQVIDRMKTVKHDAEAMAALTLREREVMAMLGTGYPERAIISSLFANKRQFQLCLGEMLVKLGLPAGVEHRRAPTPLTHLRP, encoded by the coding sequence GTGACGAGCTTCGAGCCGAGCGTCGTCGTTGCCGACGAGTCGCCGCTGCTCCGTGCCGGCCTCACCGCCCTGCTCGCCCGCGGTGGCTATCAGGTGGTCGCCGACGCATGCGACAGCGACCAGCTCCTGCAGGCGGTCACCGACACGATGCCGAGCGTCGTCGTCACCGACGGCCGGTTGGGCGCCGGCAACATCGACGAGGGCATCACGGCCGCGATCCGGGTGCACGAGAAGGTGCCCGAGATGGGCATCATCGTGCTCGGTGAGTCGGTCGCCACGACGTACGCGGCCAGGGTCTTCGCCAGCACGGGCACCGGCGGTCTCGCCTATCTGCGCAAGTCGCGCGTGCGCGCCACGCCTCACTTCCTCGACGTGCTCGGCCGCGTGGCGTCGGGGGAGGTGGTGGTCGACCCGCAGGTCATCGACCGGATGAAGACGGTCAAGCACGACGCCGAGGCGATGGCCGCCCTGACGCTGCGGGAGCGGGAGGTGATGGCCATGCTCGGCACCGGCTATCCCGAGCGCGCCATCATCAGCAGCCTGTTCGCCAACAAGCGGCAGTTTCAGCTGTGCCTGGGCGAGATGCTCGTCAAGCTCGGTCTGCCGGCCGGTGTCGAGCATCGCCGGGCGCCGACACCGTTGACGCACCTGAGGCCCTAG
- a CDS encoding FMN reductase has translation MSETKSIVVVSAGLGVPSSTKLLADMLADATVSAIGSRGAEVDVRHVELRDLAHALTDHLLTGFPTADLKAAIDAVHDADGVIAVTPVFSASYSGLFKTFFDVLEQGVLDAKPVLAAATAGTARHSLVIEHAMRPLFSYLHAVVVPTGVFAATDDFAGGSELRKRVDRAAGELAALVAGSHGPAAATPARKLVEDEFASPTSFETLLKQASEGPPEY, from the coding sequence ATGAGCGAGACCAAGTCGATCGTGGTCGTCTCGGCGGGGCTCGGGGTGCCGTCCTCGACCAAGCTGCTGGCCGACATGCTGGCCGACGCCACCGTGTCGGCGATCGGCTCTCGGGGAGCCGAGGTCGACGTACGCCACGTCGAGCTGCGCGACCTCGCGCACGCGCTCACCGACCACCTGCTCACCGGGTTTCCGACCGCTGACCTGAAGGCGGCCATCGACGCCGTCCACGACGCCGACGGGGTGATCGCGGTGACGCCGGTCTTCTCGGCCTCCTACTCCGGCCTGTTCAAGACCTTCTTCGACGTCTTGGAGCAGGGTGTGCTCGACGCCAAGCCGGTGCTGGCGGCCGCCACCGCCGGCACCGCCCGTCACTCGCTCGTCATCGAGCATGCGATGCGGCCGCTGTTCTCCTACCTGCACGCTGTGGTCGTCCCGACCGGCGTGTTCGCCGCCACCGACGACTTCGCGGGCGGCTCCGAGCTGCGCAAGCGTGTCGACCGGGCAGCCGGCGAGCTCGCCGCACTGGTCGCCGGCTCCCACGGGCCGGCGGCCGCCACGCCGGCGCGCAAGCTGGTGGAGGACGAGTTCGCGAGCCCGACCTCCTTCGAGACGCTGCTGAAGCAGGCATCCGAGGGTCCGCCGGAGTACTGA